A region of Plantactinospora sp. BC1 DNA encodes the following proteins:
- a CDS encoding DUF5995 family protein codes for MGRQAAIRALLVATLGVTGALPPAPQVAAAPSPARPGGAEARATVPDTCPDGGAGCVDDTIARLRERYAALGRSCDHHATFTLAYLRTTQGFKWGRDQAGYFADNAWVNREGALFAEYYYRAYDDWAAGRRSEVPGAWLAALDAARSRRLTGAGDLMLGMNAHINRDLPYVLERVGLTAPDGSSRKPDHDRVNEILAAVMDPLLAELVTRLDRDGFDTGIPTSAALGLLVSWRDQAWRNAVRLAGARTPFARTLVELDIESSAVAIAAGIATLTSYVPPLSGPGPRATYCAERHGSAPPVAYPFGVPPAY; via the coding sequence ATGGGACGGCAGGCGGCGATCCGGGCTCTGCTGGTGGCCACGCTGGGCGTGACGGGGGCGCTGCCGCCCGCCCCACAGGTCGCCGCCGCACCGTCGCCGGCCCGACCTGGCGGAGCTGAGGCCCGGGCCACCGTCCCCGACACCTGCCCGGACGGCGGGGCCGGCTGCGTCGACGACACCATCGCCCGACTGCGGGAGCGGTACGCCGCGCTCGGGCGGTCCTGCGACCACCACGCCACCTTCACGCTCGCCTACCTGCGCACCACCCAGGGCTTCAAGTGGGGACGGGACCAGGCCGGATACTTCGCCGACAACGCCTGGGTCAACCGCGAGGGCGCGCTCTTTGCCGAGTACTACTACCGGGCGTACGACGACTGGGCCGCCGGGCGGCGCTCCGAAGTACCCGGCGCCTGGCTGGCCGCCCTGGACGCGGCCCGGTCCCGTCGGCTCACCGGAGCCGGTGACCTGATGCTCGGAATGAACGCGCACATCAACCGGGACCTGCCGTACGTGCTCGAACGGGTCGGGCTGACCGCACCGGACGGCAGCAGCCGGAAACCCGACCACGACAGGGTCAACGAGATCCTCGCCGCCGTGATGGACCCGCTGCTCGCCGAACTCGTCACCCGGCTCGACCGGGACGGCTTCGACACCGGCATCCCGACCAGCGCCGCCCTCGGGCTGCTGGTCAGTTGGCGGGATCAGGCGTGGCGCAACGCCGTCCGGCTGGCCGGTGCCCGTACCCCGTTCGCCCGGACCCTCGTCGAACTCGACATCGAGTCCAGCGCGGTGGCGATCGCCGCCGGGATCGCGACGCTGACCAGCTACGTCCCGCCGCTGTCCGGCCCCGGGCCCCGGGCAACGTACTGCGCCGAGCGGCACGGCAGCGCGCCGCCGGTGGCGTACCCGTTCGGCGTGCCGCCGGCCTACTGA
- a CDS encoding Ku protein — protein MRAIWRGAVSFGLVSIGVRVYSATEEKDIRFHQVHRTDGGRIKYKRVCSIDGEEVSYDDIAKGYDIGGGEMVILTDEDFAELPLSTSHAIDVLEFVPAEQVDPILYNKAYFLEPDGAAAKPYVLLRDALTDSERVAIVKVALRQREQLATLRVREGVLLLNTMLWPDEIRRPDFGFLDEDIKVRPPELAMASSLIDSMAGEFEPDVFTDDYRAALQEVIDAKVEGREVVQPEEVEEAPAAAVDLMAALRASVDRARAARGEEPAGAGAGQPTPISSAKSAKAAAAKKATGTKKAAGKSAEKSTGAKKAAGAKKAAAKSGTAKKAATKKAAPKKAPRKSA, from the coding sequence ATGCGGGCTATCTGGCGCGGAGCGGTCTCGTTCGGACTGGTCTCCATCGGGGTACGGGTCTACTCGGCGACCGAGGAGAAGGACATCCGGTTCCACCAGGTGCACCGGACCGACGGCGGGCGGATCAAGTACAAGCGGGTCTGCTCGATCGACGGCGAGGAGGTCAGCTACGACGACATCGCCAAGGGGTACGACATCGGCGGCGGCGAGATGGTCATCCTCACCGACGAGGATTTCGCCGAGCTGCCGTTGAGCACCTCGCACGCGATCGACGTGCTGGAGTTCGTCCCGGCCGAGCAGGTCGACCCGATCCTCTACAACAAGGCGTACTTCCTGGAGCCGGACGGTGCGGCCGCCAAGCCGTACGTGCTGCTCCGGGACGCGCTGACCGACTCGGAGCGGGTGGCGATCGTCAAGGTGGCGCTGCGGCAGCGGGAACAGCTCGCCACCCTGCGGGTCCGGGAGGGCGTGCTGCTGCTCAACACCATGCTCTGGCCGGACGAGATCCGCCGCCCCGACTTCGGCTTTCTGGACGAGGACATCAAGGTACGCCCGCCGGAGCTGGCGATGGCGAGTTCCCTGATCGACTCGATGGCCGGCGAGTTCGAGCCGGACGTCTTCACCGACGACTACCGGGCCGCCCTCCAGGAGGTCATCGACGCCAAGGTCGAGGGCCGGGAGGTGGTGCAGCCGGAGGAGGTCGAGGAGGCACCGGCGGCGGCGGTCGACCTGATGGCGGCGCTGCGGGCCTCGGTGGACCGGGCTCGGGCGGCCCGGGGCGAGGAGCCGGCCGGGGCCGGCGCCGGCCAGCCCACCCCGATCTCGTCGGCCAAGTCCGCGAAGGCGGCGGCGGCGAAGAAGGCGACCGGCACGAAGAAGGCGGCCGGGAAGTCGGCGGAGAAGTCCACCGGGGCGAAGAAGGCCGCCGGGGCCAAGAAGGCGGCGGCCAAGTCGGGTACGGCCAAGAAGGCCGCGACGAAGAAGGCCGCCCCGAAGAAGGCGCCCCGCAAGTCCGCCTGA